The following proteins come from a genomic window of Maribacter sp. HTCC2170:
- the alaS gene encoding alanine--tRNA ligase, producing the protein MNSKEIRAQFLDFFETKKHKIVPSAPMVIKDDPTLMFTNAGMNQFKEFFLGNSVAKSPRMADTQKCLRVSGKHNDLEEVGKDTYHHTMFEMLGNWSFGDYFKKEAIEWAWELLTDKLQIDKDSLYVSVFEGSKDSDNLEMDNEAYELWSGIVPKDRIIMGNKKDNFWEMGDQGPCGPCSEIHVDIRPAEEKAETSGAFLVNQDHPLVVEIWNLVFMQYNRKADGALEPLPEKHVDTGMGFERLCMVLQGVQSNYDTDVFTPIIREIETITNADYGKNEEIDIAIRVIADHIRAVAFSIADGQLPSNTGAGYVIRRILRRAIRYGFTFLNTKEPFMYRLVNVLTETMGNAFPELKDQRQLIENVVKEEENSFLNTLEQGLVLLDNLVSKAKGKVVQGRKAFELYDTYGFPIDLTALILEEKGYTLDEKGFHEAMKEQKDRSRSASEIAKEDWMVLSDDSEQEFVGYDLLETNVKLVKYRKVTSKKEGEQYQMVFNLTPFYPEGGGQVGDKGYLEAPNGDVVYILDTKKENNEIVHFAKNLPKSTSDTFKAVVDKKQRQRTAANHTATHLLHQALREVLGNHVEQKGSAVHSKYLRFDFSHFSKMTVEELREVENFVNARIEGQLPLDENRSVPMEEALKGGAMALFGEEYGETVRTIRFGQSMELCGGAHVKITSDIWHFKIKSEGAVAAGIRRIEAITYDAVKDFYFHNNRSLFEIKDLLNNAQNPVNAVKALQDENAKLKKEVEQLLKDKAKNLKGDLLAELKEVNGIQFLAKKVDLDAAGIKDLSFEMGNNKNNLFLLFGTEQNGKALLSCYISKELVAEKNLNAGTIVRELGKCIQGGGGGQPFFATAGGKNPAGIEEALSKAEEYLN; encoded by the coding sequence ATGAACTCCAAGGAAATTAGGGCTCAGTTTTTAGATTTTTTTGAAACTAAGAAACATAAGATTGTGCCTTCGGCACCAATGGTCATTAAAGATGATCCAACATTGATGTTCACCAATGCCGGAATGAACCAGTTCAAAGAGTTTTTTCTAGGCAACAGTGTTGCCAAAAGCCCGCGTATGGCTGACACCCAAAAGTGCCTTCGTGTTAGTGGAAAACACAATGATCTTGAAGAGGTTGGTAAGGATACCTATCACCATACCATGTTCGAGATGTTGGGCAACTGGAGTTTTGGTGATTATTTCAAAAAAGAAGCAATAGAATGGGCCTGGGAACTATTGACGGATAAGCTACAGATAGACAAGGACAGTCTATATGTCTCAGTCTTTGAAGGAAGCAAGGATTCGGATAATTTGGAAATGGATAATGAAGCCTATGAATTATGGAGCGGCATTGTACCCAAAGACCGAATTATCATGGGTAACAAAAAGGATAATTTTTGGGAGATGGGAGATCAAGGACCATGTGGCCCCTGTTCAGAAATACACGTTGATATTAGACCTGCGGAAGAAAAAGCAGAAACCTCTGGGGCATTTCTAGTAAATCAAGATCACCCATTAGTAGTTGAGATTTGGAACCTTGTCTTTATGCAATACAATCGTAAGGCCGATGGAGCATTGGAACCACTACCCGAAAAGCATGTAGATACCGGAATGGGTTTTGAACGCTTATGTATGGTTTTACAAGGAGTCCAATCTAACTATGATACCGATGTTTTTACACCGATTATTCGAGAGATAGAAACTATTACCAATGCTGATTATGGAAAGAATGAAGAAATAGATATTGCCATTCGGGTAATTGCGGATCACATACGAGCAGTTGCTTTTTCAATTGCCGATGGGCAACTGCCAAGTAATACCGGAGCGGGTTATGTAATTCGAAGAATTCTTAGAAGGGCCATTAGATATGGATTTACATTCCTAAATACAAAAGAGCCCTTTATGTATCGCTTGGTAAATGTTTTGACGGAAACCATGGGCAATGCATTCCCCGAATTGAAAGATCAGCGGCAGTTGATTGAGAATGTGGTAAAAGAAGAGGAGAATTCTTTTCTGAATACGTTAGAACAAGGTCTGGTACTATTGGATAATTTGGTTAGTAAGGCTAAAGGCAAAGTAGTTCAGGGGCGTAAAGCGTTTGAGCTCTATGACACCTACGGTTTCCCGATTGATCTAACAGCATTGATTTTAGAGGAAAAGGGATATACCCTTGATGAGAAAGGTTTTCACGAAGCCATGAAAGAACAAAAGGATCGTTCTAGATCCGCTTCGGAAATAGCTAAGGAAGATTGGATGGTTTTATCTGATGATTCTGAACAGGAGTTCGTTGGGTATGATTTGTTGGAAACCAATGTAAAATTGGTAAAGTACAGAAAAGTGACCTCAAAGAAGGAGGGAGAGCAGTATCAAATGGTATTCAATTTAACACCCTTCTATCCTGAAGGCGGCGGCCAAGTTGGTGACAAAGGGTATCTTGAGGCACCCAATGGCGATGTTGTTTACATTTTGGATACCAAGAAAGAAAACAATGAAATTGTTCATTTTGCAAAGAATTTACCAAAAAGCACTTCTGACACCTTTAAGGCGGTTGTAGATAAAAAGCAACGCCAGCGAACAGCTGCCAATCATACTGCGACACATTTATTGCACCAGGCGTTGAGAGAGGTTTTGGGCAACCATGTTGAACAGAAAGGTTCAGCGGTACACTCGAAATATTTACGATTCGATTTTTCCCATTTTTCGAAAATGACTGTTGAAGAATTACGTGAAGTTGAGAATTTTGTGAACGCTAGGATTGAGGGGCAATTACCATTAGATGAGAACCGCAGTGTTCCTATGGAAGAGGCTTTGAAGGGTGGTGCAATGGCTTTGTTTGGGGAGGAATACGGAGAGACCGTTCGTACAATTCGATTTGGGCAATCTATGGAACTTTGTGGGGGAGCACATGTTAAAATCACGAGTGACATCTGGCATTTTAAAATAAAGTCTGAAGGAGCAGTAGCTGCAGGGATTAGAAGAATTGAAGCCATTACTTATGACGCTGTCAAGGATTTTTACTTCCATAATAACCGCAGTTTATTTGAGATTAAAGACCTTTTGAATAATGCGCAGAATCCTGTAAATGCAGTAAAGGCATTGCAAGATGAAAATGCGAAACTAAAAAAAGAGGTGGAGCAGTTGTTGAAGGATAAAGCAAAGAACCTTAAAGGTGATTTGTTAGCGGAGTTAAAAGAAGTAAACGGAATTCAATTCTTGGCCAAAAAGGTTGATTTGGATGCCGCTGGAATTAAGGACCTTTCCTTTGAAATGGGGAACAACAAAAACAATTTATTCCTTCTATTTGGAACCGAACAAAACGGAAAAGCCTTGTTGTCCTGTTATATTTCCAAAGAACTGGTGGCTGAAAAGAACCTAAACGCAGGAACAATAGTTCGTGAACTTGGTAAGTGTATTCAAGGTGGAGGTGGTGGGCAACCGTTTTTTGCCACGGCGGGAGGAAAAAATCCGGCAGGGATTGAAGAGGCTCTGTCAAAGGCCGAGGAATATCTAAATTGA
- a CDS encoding tetratricopeptide repeat protein, with protein MKKILLLLIVIVSCKENVKEFGFNENNATKSIKLSSQDSLRIVEFWSKANQVGLYSTMRQQYLDSILSIKPDSAYFWQQKAMPLYKARKYSLGKPFLEKAVEYAPEEFLSYSGFMKCIFSKEYNESIEELLLVKEKYGDSYVMDHTYNFYIALSYLQLNKFAKAKEYLIKSREQQFIDFPKDPPHEACHFLDWYYLGIAEYELGHYEDAIAYFDMALRVYENFGDAMYFKASALKKIDRKDEAWELIEKAFKNADNTINEDQVFYEVYPYQIFHRLSPMSRPK; from the coding sequence ATGAAAAAAATTCTACTACTACTTATAGTAATTGTTTCGTGTAAGGAAAATGTAAAAGAGTTTGGATTTAATGAAAACAATGCTACAAAGAGCATTAAACTTAGTAGCCAAGATTCTTTGAGAATTGTGGAATTTTGGAGCAAGGCAAATCAAGTTGGTTTGTATTCAACTATGAGGCAACAGTATTTGGATTCTATTTTGTCTATAAAACCCGATTCGGCCTATTTTTGGCAGCAAAAAGCAATGCCTTTATACAAGGCAAGAAAATATTCTTTAGGTAAACCATTTTTGGAAAAAGCTGTTGAATATGCCCCGGAGGAATTTTTAAGTTATAGTGGATTCATGAAATGTATTTTCTCAAAGGAGTATAATGAATCGATTGAGGAGCTGCTCTTGGTCAAAGAAAAATATGGCGATTCATATGTGATGGATCATACCTATAATTTTTATATTGCTCTTAGTTACCTTCAACTTAATAAGTTTGCTAAGGCTAAAGAATATTTGATAAAAAGTAGGGAACAACAATTCATAGATTTTCCTAAAGACCCACCTCATGAAGCTTGTCATTTTTTAGATTGGTATTATTTGGGAATAGCTGAATATGAATTGGGGCATTATGAAGATGCTATTGCCTATTTTGATATGGCCTTGAGGGTTTATGAAAATTTTGGGGACGCTATGTATTTTAAAGCTTCGGCCCTCAAAAAAATTGACAGAAAAGATGAGGCATGGGAATTAATTGAAAAAGCATTTAAAAATGCGGATAACACAATTAATGAAGATCAAGTATTTTATGAGGTTTATCCCTATCAGATTTTCCATAGATTAAGTCCAATGTCTAGACCAAAATAG
- a CDS encoding GSCFA domain-containing protein: protein MKLQTKVPLQIADNQIDYQSNLLLLGSCFVENIGGKLGYYKFNKLQNPFGILFHPAAIEKSLTRSIEKRLYTEDDVFFFNERWHCFDAHSELSDPSIDKLLGKLNQVLDSLLQQIVKSSHIVITLGTAWVYRHVQENKTVANCHKVPQREFKKELLSVDEISESLGHMIQLVQSVNSKAQFVFTISPVRHLKDGFVENQLSKAHLITAIGQLMTASQEVDKIHYFPSYEIMMDELRDYRFYNSDMVHPNDVAVEYIWEKFKSVWISKEAFPIMDKIQEIQRSLKHRPFNPDSSEHQKFLKTLNTKIQVLQVDFPQMKF, encoded by the coding sequence ATGAAACTCCAAACCAAAGTGCCCTTACAAATAGCTGATAATCAAATTGATTATCAAAGTAACCTTTTGTTACTGGGGTCTTGTTTTGTTGAGAATATTGGTGGTAAGCTGGGGTATTACAAGTTCAACAAGCTTCAGAATCCTTTTGGAATTTTGTTTCATCCGGCAGCTATTGAAAAATCACTTACCAGGTCTATAGAGAAGCGGCTATATACTGAAGATGACGTCTTTTTCTTTAATGAGCGTTGGCATTGTTTTGATGCACATTCAGAATTGAGTGACCCCTCCATTGATAAACTATTGGGAAAATTGAATCAAGTTTTGGATAGCTTACTTCAACAAATAGTCAAATCCTCGCACATTGTTATAACTCTTGGCACTGCATGGGTGTATAGACATGTTCAAGAGAATAAAACCGTTGCAAATTGTCATAAGGTGCCTCAAAGGGAATTTAAAAAGGAGTTGCTTTCAGTAGATGAGATTTCTGAAAGCCTGGGCCACATGATACAATTGGTTCAGAGTGTAAATTCAAAAGCACAATTTGTATTTACTATTTCCCCAGTACGCCATTTAAAAGATGGTTTTGTGGAAAATCAACTAAGTAAAGCTCACCTGATAACGGCAATTGGACAATTGATGACTGCCAGTCAGGAAGTAGATAAAATACATTATTTTCCATCTTACGAAATCATGATGGATGAACTCAGGGATTATCGTTTTTATAATTCGGATATGGTTCATCCCAACGATGTAGCCGTGGAGTACATTTGGGAGAAATTCAAAAGCGTGTGGATCTCGAAAGAAGCTTTCCCTATAATGGACAAAATTCAGGAAATACAACGTAGTTTAAAACATAGGCCATTTAATCCTGACTCTAGTGAACATCAAAAATTCTTAAAGACCCTGAACACAAAAATTCAGGTGCTACAAGTTGATTTTCCGCAAATGAAATTTTGA
- a CDS encoding DinB family protein, whose protein sequence is MALEQTNQRRQFLKTSGILGAGIIMPNLSMANNALLPSNGNIHEFGKREGYTDQISILVSMMDWMRATVLRSVEGISIKELDFQMDDDSNSIGAMLMHLAATERFYQIHTFEGREWGDFDKKDTDRWNVGSRLGERARKEIKGNPLSYYKDQLGEVREHTLSELKNKDDSWLMQSTNFFGNQPTNNYCKWFHVVEHESNHNGQIKYIKSRAT, encoded by the coding sequence ATGGCACTAGAACAAACCAATCAAAGAAGACAATTTTTAAAGACCTCGGGCATTTTAGGGGCAGGGATAATAATGCCCAATTTGAGTATGGCAAATAATGCTTTGCTGCCGTCAAATGGGAACATACATGAATTTGGTAAAAGGGAAGGTTATACCGATCAGATCAGTATTTTGGTTTCTATGATGGATTGGATGCGTGCGACCGTATTAAGGTCGGTCGAAGGAATTTCTATAAAAGAATTGGATTTTCAAATGGATGATGATTCAAATTCAATCGGAGCAATGCTTATGCATCTTGCGGCCACGGAACGGTTTTATCAAATACATACTTTTGAAGGGAGAGAATGGGGCGATTTTGATAAAAAGGACACAGATCGCTGGAATGTAGGAAGTCGTTTAGGAGAACGGGCGAGAAAAGAGATTAAGGGGAATCCACTTTCTTATTATAAGGACCAATTGGGAGAAGTTAGAGAACATACTTTATCAGAGCTTAAAAACAAGGATGATAGTTGGTTAATGCAGTCCACAAACTTCTTTGGTAACCAGCCAACAAACAATTATTGTAAATGGTTTCATGTAGTTGAGCATGAATCTAACCACAACGGCCAAATAAAATACATAAAAAGCAGGGCAACTTAA
- a CDS encoding alpha/beta hydrolase: protein MKLTNCFIVLLLMTYSSFAQSTPIYDENKVPNIQVPNPLFRFNGKKVNNTRKWIKKRRPELLKFFENNVYGSVPGKLDEVSFKVVEQTNNAYNGRSIRKQVEVVLTKNEHTLRFTVLIYLPKDKSKSPLFLGYNFYGNHTITNDPEVIVTEAWSRNNNDFGITNNTPTEKSRSARVNRWAIEKILDAGYGLATIYYGEVDPDKDDFSDGLHSLFYSSGQKPKTDEWGSIAAWAFGLSRAMDYLETDIHVDASKVVVFGHSRLGKAALWTGATDERFAGVISNNSGCGGATLSKRKFGETIGIINKRFPHWFCDNFEQYNENEEALPVDQHQLLALVAPRPLYVASAEKDRWADPKGEFLSAFYATPVYALFGKEGITSKEMPKVNHPIQNTVAYHVRTGKHNVTDYDWEQYIKWASRFVK from the coding sequence ATGAAATTAACAAACTGTTTTATTGTCTTGTTGCTAATGACTTATAGCTCATTTGCACAATCAACACCTATTTATGACGAAAACAAGGTGCCAAATATTCAGGTTCCAAACCCACTCTTCCGCTTTAATGGTAAAAAAGTAAACAACACCAGAAAATGGATCAAGAAACGTAGACCTGAACTTTTGAAGTTTTTCGAAAATAATGTTTATGGTAGCGTTCCTGGAAAACTGGACGAGGTTTCTTTCAAAGTTGTCGAACAGACCAACAATGCTTATAATGGCCGATCGATACGCAAACAAGTTGAAGTTGTTTTGACGAAAAACGAGCATACTCTTCGCTTTACCGTATTGATATATCTGCCCAAAGACAAATCAAAATCTCCGCTATTCCTCGGGTATAATTTTTATGGAAACCATACCATTACGAATGACCCGGAAGTTATAGTTACCGAAGCTTGGAGCAGGAACAATAATGATTTTGGAATAACCAATAATACGCCCACTGAAAAGTCAAGAAGTGCTCGTGTTAATCGCTGGGCCATTGAAAAAATACTCGATGCAGGTTATGGGTTGGCTACCATATATTACGGCGAGGTTGATCCCGATAAAGATGATTTTTCTGATGGACTACATTCTTTATTCTATTCAAGTGGACAAAAACCCAAAACTGATGAGTGGGGCAGCATTGCGGCTTGGGCATTCGGCTTGAGCCGAGCCATGGATTATTTGGAAACAGATATCCATGTGGACGCCTCTAAAGTTGTGGTATTCGGGCATTCCCGCTTGGGTAAGGCGGCTTTATGGACCGGGGCCACCGATGAACGATTTGCAGGGGTCATTTCAAACAACTCAGGATGCGGGGGAGCAACACTTTCAAAGCGAAAATTCGGTGAAACCATTGGTATAATCAACAAAAGATTTCCTCATTGGTTTTGTGACAATTTTGAGCAATATAATGAAAATGAGGAAGCCCTACCGGTAGATCAGCACCAATTATTAGCATTAGTGGCCCCTAGACCATTATACGTGGCTAGTGCCGAAAAAGACCGTTGGGCTGACCCCAAGGGAGAGTTTCTTTCAGCCTTTTATGCTACCCCCGTTTATGCCTTGTTTGGAAAAGAAGGAATCACTTCTAAAGAAATGCCCAAGGTAAATCATCCTATTCAAAATACGGTTGCCTATCATGTTCGTACCGGAAAGCATAATGTAACCGACTACGATTGGGAACAGTATATCAAATGGGCCTCTAGGTTTGTGAAATAA
- a CDS encoding aromatic amino acid hydroxylase, with protein MLYESNPILDKLPKHLQQYIKPQDYSDYSAIDQAVWRYVMRKNVDYLSKVAHSSYLDGLKKTGISVDNIPNMYGMNRILKEIGWAAVAVDGFIPPSAFMEFQAYNVLVIASDIRQLDNIEYTPAPDIIHEGAGHAPIIANPEYAEYLRRFGEIGSKAISSSKDFELYEAVRHLSIIKEAFDTPESDINTAEKHIEKLQKNMGEPSEITLIRNLHWWTVEYGLIGTVESPKIYGAGLLSSIGESAWCMTKKVNKRPYSIEAAHTPFDITKPQPQLFVTPDFAFLSQVLEEFANKMALRKGGLSGIKKLINSRELGTIELSTGLQVSGNFEMVIEHENKPVFFQTVGSTALAYREKELVGHSIENHSNGFGSPLGKLKGINLAIEDMSPRDLKAYNIYEGKTISLDFEGDIAIKGEIITGTRNLRGEIILVTFKDCVVKHGDTILFESKDELYNMAIGENIVSAFNGPADLNSFNLVTHRITETTIKPEKKPERTQLEQIYQQVRDFRTGKNTTTSRNKVFQEVVNNHSEDWLLSVELYELAKMNLTIQKEKDFANQIKKHLENVKRDNPKVGHLIDDGIELVNKRIVA; from the coding sequence GTGTTATACGAAAGCAATCCAATATTAGACAAGCTACCCAAGCACTTACAACAGTATATAAAGCCGCAAGACTATAGTGATTATTCTGCTATTGACCAGGCCGTATGGCGTTACGTAATGCGTAAAAATGTGGATTATTTAAGTAAAGTTGCGCATTCCTCTTATTTGGACGGATTGAAGAAAACAGGAATATCTGTGGATAACATACCAAACATGTATGGTATGAACAGAATCTTGAAAGAAATTGGATGGGCGGCAGTTGCTGTAGATGGATTTATTCCGCCATCCGCCTTTATGGAATTCCAGGCGTACAACGTGTTGGTCATTGCCTCGGATATTCGTCAATTAGATAATATTGAATATACTCCCGCCCCAGATATTATTCATGAAGGAGCTGGTCATGCGCCTATAATCGCAAATCCAGAATATGCCGAGTACTTACGTCGTTTTGGTGAAATAGGCAGTAAGGCCATTTCAAGCTCCAAAGATTTTGAACTGTATGAAGCAGTGCGCCACCTCTCTATTATCAAAGAAGCATTCGATACTCCTGAAAGTGATATTAATACTGCAGAGAAACATATTGAGAAATTACAAAAGAACATGGGCGAACCCAGTGAAATTACCCTCATTAGAAATCTACATTGGTGGACGGTGGAGTATGGCTTAATTGGAACAGTTGAAAGTCCAAAAATCTATGGCGCTGGCCTTTTATCCTCAATAGGGGAAAGTGCTTGGTGCATGACGAAGAAGGTCAATAAAAGGCCCTACTCAATTGAAGCAGCGCATACGCCATTTGACATCACAAAACCTCAACCTCAATTGTTCGTCACGCCTGATTTCGCTTTTTTAAGTCAAGTTTTGGAAGAATTCGCCAATAAAATGGCTTTGCGAAAAGGTGGTTTAAGTGGTATTAAAAAACTTATCAATTCAAGAGAGCTAGGCACGATAGAATTAAGTACCGGACTTCAAGTTTCGGGTAATTTCGAAATGGTCATTGAACACGAGAACAAACCTGTTTTCTTCCAAACTGTTGGTTCCACGGCCCTGGCCTATCGCGAAAAGGAACTAGTTGGGCATAGTATTGAGAATCACTCTAATGGTTTTGGCTCTCCTTTAGGAAAACTAAAGGGCATTAATTTGGCCATAGAAGATATGAGTCCGAGAGATTTAAAAGCATACAATATATATGAGGGAAAAACAATTTCTCTAGATTTTGAGGGCGACATCGCTATAAAAGGAGAAATAATAACTGGGACCCGTAACCTAAGAGGAGAAATTATTTTGGTCACTTTCAAAGATTGTGTAGTAAAACACGGCGACACAATTCTATTTGAATCCAAGGATGAGCTATACAATATGGCCATTGGCGAAAATATAGTCTCCGCGTTCAATGGTCCCGCAGATTTAAATAGCTTTAATCTGGTTACCCATAGGATTACCGAGACTACAATAAAACCAGAAAAAAAACCTGAAAGAACACAATTGGAACAAATATACCAACAAGTACGGGATTTTAGAACTGGCAAAAACACCACTACCTCACGAAATAAGGTTTTTCAGGAAGTTGTAAACAACCATTCAGAAGATTGGCTTTTAAGCGTAGAGTTATATGAATTGGCAAAAATGAATCTTACTATTCAAAAAGAGAAAGACTTTGCGAATCAAATCAAAAAACATCTCGAAAACGTCAAGCGGGACAATCCGAAGGTTGGACATTTGATCGATGACGGTATTGAACTTGTGAACAAACGTATAGTGGCATAA
- a CDS encoding DUF4136 domain-containing protein — MKTMKIFALPIVVLLFLSSCVSVRVLSDYDKEANFNGYKTYAFYKTGIDKAHISDLDKKRILKAIDAEMSSRGMTKSQDPDILVSIFTKEREQVDVYNNYWGGRYGWGWSPWYWGGPGYYGNSVSTRTQGSLYIDLIDSKSKELVWQGKGIGTIGNTKNIEKKEERIREFVTEILNQYPPGNSSK; from the coding sequence ATGAAAACTATGAAAATTTTCGCACTACCAATTGTAGTACTGCTTTTTTTAAGCTCCTGCGTATCGGTTCGTGTTTTATCAGATTATGACAAAGAAGCCAATTTCAACGGTTACAAAACTTATGCGTTTTATAAAACCGGAATCGACAAAGCCCATATATCTGACCTCGACAAGAAAAGAATATTAAAGGCCATTGATGCAGAAATGTCATCAAGGGGAATGACAAAATCACAAGATCCAGATATTTTAGTGAGTATATTCACTAAAGAGCGGGAACAGGTAGATGTTTACAATAATTATTGGGGTGGTCGTTATGGCTGGGGATGGAGTCCATGGTATTGGGGAGGACCTGGTTATTATGGAAACAGCGTGAGCACACGAACTCAAGGTTCACTGTATATAGACCTAATAGACTCCAAAAGCAAAGAACTAGTGTGGCAAGGAAAAGGTATTGGAACCATTGGAAACACGAAAAATATTGAAAAGAAAGAAGAACGCATAAGAGAATTTGTTACCGAAATTCTAAATCAATATCCTCCCGGGAACTCTTCAAAATAA
- a CDS encoding DUF5522 domain-containing protein → MKEFIEPEEGDFYLSKEGYRVFTEKYHLKRGYCCESGCRHCPYGYDPKTNSQ, encoded by the coding sequence ATGAAAGAATTTATAGAGCCTGAAGAAGGTGACTTTTATCTATCCAAAGAAGGTTACCGGGTCTTCACAGAGAAGTATCATCTTAAAAGGGGTTATTGTTGCGAAAGTGGCTGTAGGCATTGCCCTTATGGCTATGACCCAAAAACAAATTCGCAATGA
- a CDS encoding 1-aminocyclopropane-1-carboxylate deaminase/D-cysteine desulfhydrase, with product MALNSGLVRIENQIINLPILEEKKITLFIKREDKIHPVISGNKFRKLKYNLKEAKNSSYKGLLTFGGAYSNHIAAVACAANENNLASIGIIRGEELAFKWQDNPTLQQAVDFGMQLKFVSRSDYRKKDSPVFIEKLGQDFPEYYLVPEGGTNELAVKGCTEILTFKDETFDLICCAVGTGGTISGLINSIKPKQRVLGFPALKGDFLREDICKFAANRDWDLQLDYNFGGYAKVTPELIRFINEFKKTTDIPLDPVYTGKMMFGIVEMVKNDVFREGTKLLAIHTGGLQGIEGMNRILKKKDLPLIDL from the coding sequence TTGGCACTGAATTCTGGACTAGTGCGAATTGAGAATCAAATAATAAATCTTCCCATTCTTGAAGAGAAAAAAATAACACTCTTTATTAAAAGAGAGGACAAAATACACCCAGTAATCTCCGGAAATAAATTTCGAAAACTTAAGTATAATCTCAAAGAGGCCAAGAATAGCAGCTATAAAGGGTTGTTGACCTTTGGTGGTGCCTATTCCAATCATATTGCTGCCGTGGCTTGCGCTGCAAATGAAAACAATCTGGCCAGTATAGGAATCATTAGGGGAGAGGAATTGGCCTTTAAGTGGCAGGATAATCCAACTTTACAGCAGGCGGTTGATTTTGGAATGCAATTGAAATTTGTATCTAGATCGGATTATAGGAAAAAAGATTCTCCTGTATTTATTGAAAAATTGGGTCAAGATTTTCCAGAGTATTATTTGGTTCCTGAGGGTGGTACCAATGAACTTGCGGTTAAGGGTTGTACCGAAATATTGACTTTCAAGGATGAGACATTTGATCTGATTTGTTGTGCGGTTGGTACGGGCGGAACTATATCTGGATTGATCAATTCCATCAAGCCAAAACAACGGGTCCTTGGTTTTCCTGCTTTGAAAGGAGATTTTTTAAGAGAAGATATTTGTAAATTTGCGGCAAACCGTGATTGGGATTTGCAACTGGATTACAATTTTGGTGGTTATGCCAAGGTAACTCCTGAACTTATCAGGTTTATAAATGAGTTCAAAAAAACGACAGATATACCTTTGGATCCAGTTTATACTGGCAAAATGATGTTTGGAATAGTTGAGATGGTCAAGAATGATGTTTTTAGAGAGGGTACAAAACTATTGGCGATACATACTGGTGGTTTACAAGGAATAGAAGGGATGAACCGTATATTGAAAAAGAAAGATTTACCATTAATTGATTTATGA
- a CDS encoding glucosaminidase domain-containing protein: MIKRLIVIALLGTVFMGCKAKKRTTYGEREKQKTVSVKKITNTKKYTSDRLYPLPEDTGRFQRFTISSVQEYINTFSEIAQYEMKAYGIPASITLAQGLLESGLGKGELAVKTNNHFGIKCHKGWQGDYDFHDDDEKGECFRKYNHPMYSYRDHSEFLSNRSRYAFLFDYSSRDYKRWAKGLRQAGYATDKRYPQKLIYLIEKHQLNKFDKGVKLNSSIAKAGSKQYENKIHIVKKGDTLYSISRRYFVSVEEIKRLNKMNSNNLAIGQQLTVKTESTKK, translated from the coding sequence ATGATAAAAAGACTAATAGTAATTGCTTTGTTAGGAACGGTGTTTATGGGCTGTAAAGCTAAAAAACGCACAACATATGGAGAAAGGGAGAAGCAGAAAACTGTTTCGGTAAAGAAAATAACCAATACAAAGAAATATACATCTGATAGGTTGTATCCACTCCCAGAGGATACAGGAAGATTCCAAAGATTCACTATTTCTTCAGTGCAGGAGTATATCAATACCTTTTCAGAAATTGCCCAATATGAAATGAAAGCTTATGGGATTCCGGCAAGCATAACCTTGGCACAAGGGTTACTCGAAAGCGGCCTGGGAAAAGGTGAATTGGCAGTTAAAACCAATAATCATTTTGGAATAAAATGTCATAAGGGATGGCAAGGTGACTACGATTTTCATGATGATGATGAAAAGGGTGAATGCTTTAGAAAATACAATCATCCCATGTATTCATATCGCGACCACAGCGAATTTTTATCAAATAGGTCCCGATATGCATTTTTGTTCGACTATAGTTCAAGAGACTATAAAAGATGGGCAAAAGGGTTGAGACAAGCTGGCTATGCTACCGATAAAAGATACCCTCAAAAATTGATTTATTTAATTGAGAAGCATCAATTGAATAAGTTTGACAAGGGGGTCAAGCTGAACAGTTCAATTGCAAAAGCTGGATCCAAGCAATACGAAAACAAAATCCACATAGTCAAAAAAGGAGATACATTGTATTCAATATCAAGAAGATATTTTGTTTCTGTTGAAGAAATAAAACGATTGAACAAGATGAATTCAAATAACTTGGCTATTGGACAACAACTTACCGTAAAGACAGAATCAACCAAAAAATAA